A genomic window from Onychostoma macrolepis isolate SWU-2019 chromosome 22, ASM1243209v1, whole genome shotgun sequence includes:
- the LOC131531221 gene encoding uncharacterized protein LOC131531221, whose protein sequence is MDNLVLSSFTPIYRIVQMIVIIFVPLFLGGVFGVDVKSVMEGDSVTLQTGVTEIQRVDLITWIFGAESTRIAQINRLVNKVSYYDGPDGRFEDRLKVDHQTGSLTIRNIRTEHAGLYGYLQFIGGKEVTHKKFSIIVSALLPVPVISSNSSQCSSSSYCSLLCSVVNVSHVTLSWYKGNSLLSSISVSDLSISLSLPLEVEYQDKTPTAVCSTIPSATRPDISTSANSVTHVQHQVGLQVNQCWFAVLFWLRLYFSVVFSIITTGRLHKQLIKPNLMKRNILG, encoded by the exons ATGGACAATTTAGTTCTCTCATCTTTTACTCCCATTTACAGAATTGTGCAAATGATTGTTATAATTTTCGTCCCGTTATTCCTGGGTG gtgtgtttggtgttGATGTGaagtcagtgatggagggagattctgttACTCTACAGACTGGTGTTACTGAAATACAGAGAGTTGATCTGATAACATGGATATTTGGAGCTGAAAGCACTCGTATAGCGCAGATCAACAGACTGGTTAATAAGGTTTCGTATTATGATGGTCCTGATGGGAGATTCGAAGACAGACTGAAGgtggatcatcagactggatctctgaccatcaggAATATCAGAACTGAACATGCTGGACTCTATGGATATTTACAGTTCATTGGTGGAAAAGAGGTCACACACAAGAAATTCAGTATTATTGTTTCTG CTCTTctgcctgttcctgtcatcagcAGTAACTCTTCACAatgttcatcatcatcatattgttcattgttgtgttcagtggtgaatgtgagtcatgtgactctctcctggtacaaaggaaacagtttattgtccagcatcagtgtgtctgatctcagcatcagtctctctctacctctggaggtggaatatcaggataaaacacctacagctgtgtgctcaacaatcccatcagcaaccagaccaGACATCTCAACATCAGCAAACTCTGTCACACATGTTCAG CACCAGGTTGGTCTGCAGGTCAATCAGTGCTGGTTTGCTGTTTTGTTCTGGCTGCGGTTGTACTTTTCTGTGGTGTTCTCTATTATCACCACAGGACGTCTACacaagcagctaatcaag CCCAACCTGATGAAGAGGAACATATTGGGCTGA